The Acanthochromis polyacanthus isolate Apoly-LR-REF ecotype Palm Island chromosome 17, KAUST_Apoly_ChrSc, whole genome shotgun sequence genome has a window encoding:
- the LOC110956307 gene encoding protocadherin-10-like, with product MDTQRAKNRLCGKWHVVYRFALFTCFLDAVWGQIRYSIPEELEHGAFVGNIAEDLGLDLDKLSARRFRIVSGAKKQYVEVNLENGVLFVNERIDREELCEQSLSCSFHLQVVIENPLELYRVEMEILDVNDNSPSFPWSEFNLDISESAAPGSRFPLESAQDLDVGSNSLRTYLLSVNEHFFLDIQTRSDGSKFAELVLQNPLDREQQSAHQMVLTAVDGGSPERSGTAQIDITVLDANDNAPVFDQSFYRVRLAENAPKGTVVIKLNASDLDEGPNADITYSFSGHAPIKVRQLFSVDPHTGEIKVKGVIDYEKARMHEIYVQAKDKGPSAVAVHCKVLVNVLDKNDNLPEVILTSVSTPVQEDAPPGTVIAVISVMDKDSGENGNVDCEIPHQVPFQLHSSFKNYYTLVTCDFLDREAVAEYNITLTARDMGSPPLFTRKTILVQVSDVNDNAPHFKQPSYTVYLTENNAPGASICSVTAVDPDSGQSAYLSYSILEGDIQGMPVSTYVSINSDNGNIYALRSFDHEQLKNFQVIVQAQDAGFPPLNSNVSVNIFILDQNDNAPVIVSPTTQNGTTPSEVVPRSVDAGYLVTKVNAVDADAGQNSRLFYQMLQATDPSLFSIALYTGEIRTIRQLVEKEPTRHRLVILVKDNGQPPLSATVSIILSVVDSLPDSQPDLGDLSLSPHHSSNFALYLIVSLGAISFTFLVAIIVLVAVRRLKGRASNKESSFPSITRCCCSRSDLSTTTEVFKKSNLNVRMSGGASGCAEPNGNGAMPQVYCYKMCLTPESSKSDFMFLKPCSPVMSAQQNNTKSTDYLTSGWSALDRNELSSARAATPNELKYSNKDWTWTKNQRNSAYKRYSSANMEGTLSRQQKYDTDGFSCSMAPQYWTWGNHMNDCKMSLQEGAAPNYSWTPKYTQPQSEPPDYQHNVYIPGTTSGYSTLKLAPNRGELDVYNTFSTFGKKKRFISNYEQSFDKDDGIISNSIFK from the exons ATGGACACACAACGGGCGAAGAACAGACTGTGTGGGAAATGGCATGTAGTGTACCGTTTTGCGTTGTTCACTTGTTTCTTGGATGCAGTGTGGGGACAGATACGCTACTCCATCCCAGAGGAGCTGGAGCATGGAGCTTTTGTTGGCAACATTGCAGAGGACCTTGGACTGGATTTGGACAAGCTCTCTGCGCGCAGATTCCGGATAGTCTCCGGTGCCAAGAAGCAGTATGTGGAGGTAAATTTGGAAAATGGAGTTTTATTTGTCAATGAAAGAATTGATCGGGAAGAACTATGCGAGCAGAGTTTATCCTGTTCTTTTCACTTGCAAGTAGTCATAGAAAACCCCCTGGAGCTGTACAGGGTGGAGATGGAAATTCTGGACGTGAATGATAACTCTCCTAGTTTCCCGTGGAGCGAGTTTAACCTGGACATATCGGAGTCCGCTGCGCCAGGATCCCGTTTCCCACTTGAGAGCGCACAGGACTTGGATGTTGGATCCAACTCGCTCCGCACCTATTTGCTGAGCGTAAATGAGCATTTCTTCTTGGACATACAGACGCGCAGTGATGGCAGCAAATTTGCAGAACTAGTCCTGCAAAACCCGCtggacagagagcagcagagcgCGCATCAGATGGTGCTGACGGCGGTGGATGGAGGCTCACCGGAGAGATCAGGCACTGCGCAAATTGATATCACCGTTTTGGATGCAAACGATAACGCGCCTGTCTTTGATCAGTCGTTTTATAGAGTGAGGCTGGCTGAAAACGCACCCAAAGGCACCGTGGTCATAAAACTCAACGCTTCCGACTTAGATGAGGGTCCCAATGCTGATATCACCTACTCATTTAGCGGCCACGCTCCCATCAAAGTGCGCCAGCTTTTCAGCGTGGACCCGCACACAGGAGAAATCAAAGTCAAAGGAGTGATAGATTACGAAAAAGCCAGGATGCATGAAATTTATGTCCAAGCTAAAGATAAGGGCCCCTCTGCTGTGGCAGTGCACTGCAAAGTGTTAGTGAACGTTTTGGATAAAAATGACAACCTTCCAGAGGTGATCTTGACATCAGTGTCCACTCCTGTGCAGGAGGACGCGCCCCCGGGGACGGTGATTGCAGTGATCAGTGTGATGGACAAAGACTCAGGTGAAAACGGGAACGTGGACTGTGAGATCCCCCACCAGGTCCCATTCCAGCTCCATTCCTCCTTTAAGAATTATTACACACTAGTAACTTGTGACTTTCTGGACAGGGAGGCAGTTGCAGAGTACAACATCACCCTGACTGCAAGAGATATGGGCTCTCCACCTTTATTCACCAGGAAAACTATCTTAGTCCAAGTGTCTGATGTGAATGATAACGCGCCTCACTTCAAACAGCCCTCATACACTGTATATCTAACCGAGAATAACGCACCGGGAGCATCCATCTGCTCAGTGACTGCAGTGGATCCAGATTCTGGCCAGAGCGCATACCTGTCCTACTCTATACTTGAAGGGGACATACAGGGAATGCCCGTGTCCACATATGTGTCCATAAACTCCGACAATGGAAACATTTACGCACTACGATCCTTCGACCACGAGCAACTTAAAAACTTTCAAGTTATAGTTCAAGCTCAAGACGCGGGGTTTCCGCCTCTGAACAGCAACGTTTcagtgaatattttcattttggaccaGAATGACAACGCACCTGTCATTGTGTCACCTACCACGCAAAACGGCACAACACCCAGCGAGGTAGTGCCCAGATCGGTGGACGCCGGTTACCTTGTGACTAAAGTCAACGCTGTGGACGCGGACGCAGGTCAAAACTCGCGTCTTTTCTATCAAATGCTGCAAGCAACTGATCCGAGCCTGTTCAGCATCGCTCTGTACACGGGTGAAATCAGGACGATCCGTCAGTTAGTGGAAAAAGAGCCCACGAGGCACAGACTGGTCATTCTGGTGAAGGACAATGGTCAGCCGCCGCTCTCGGCCACAGTTTCCATCATTCTGTCAGTGGTTGACAGCCTGCCAGATTCGCAGCCCGATTTGGGTGACCTGTCACTAAGCCCACATCACAGCTCCAACTTCGCCCTGTACTTAATCGTGTCTCTGGGCGCAATCTCGTTCACATTTCTGGTGGCTATTATCGTCCTCGTCGCAGTGAGGAGACTGAAGGGCAGAGCGTCCAATAAAGAGTCCAGCTTCCCCTCCATCactcgctgctgctgctctcgcTCAGACTTGTCCACCACGACGGAGGTGTTCAAGAAGTCTAACTTGAACGTCCGGATGTCCGGTGGTGCGTCCGGCTGCGCGGAGCCAAACGGCAACGGCGCGATGCCTCAAGTCTACTGCTACAAAATGTGCCTGACGCCGGAGTCATCCAAAAGCGACTTCATGTTCCTGAAGCCGTGCAGTCCGGTTATGTCAGCCCAACAGAATAACACCAAGAGCACAGATTACCTGACTTCTGGCTGGAGCGCACTGGACCGTAATGAGCTGTCCAGCGCCAGAGCAGCGACCCCGAACGAG CTCAAGTATTCAAACAAGGACTGGACGTGGACCAAAAACCAGCGCAACTCGGCGTACAAGAG GTACAGTTCAGCAAATATGGAGGGCACACTTTCACGACAACAGAAATATGATACTGATGGGTTTTCCTGCTCCATGGCACCACAATACTGGACCTGGGGGAACCATATGAATG ACTGCAAGATGTCTCTTCAAGAGGGAGCAGCTCCAAACTACTCATGGACTCCAAAGTACACCCAGCCTCAATCCGAACCACCAGACTACCAGCACAATGTGTACATTCCCGGCACCACGTCTGGCTACAGCACTCTGAAGCTGGCACCAAACCGAGGAGAGCTGGACGTGTACAACACCTTCTCTACCTTTGGGAAGAAAAAGAGATTCATCTCCAACTATGAACAATCTTTTGATAAAGATGACGGTATCATCAGCAATTCTATCTTTAAATAA